In Campylobacter sp. VBCF_01 NA2, one DNA window encodes the following:
- a CDS encoding Crp/Fnr family transcriptional regulator, whose translation MNLSKTILFNGISEDEIADLLPCLEAQRAKFAKDEIIFRCGDSTTKIGLVLSGSVDIVVNFLRGNSNIFGRITRGDIFAANYAISAKPLECDVVSAEPSEILFLNLRKILTSCAKNCPFHHKIIYNLFKISSNKNLNLSARMMHTAPKTIRERLLSYFGEQALKNASTSFCVPFSRQGLADYLGVDRSAMSNELSKMAKDGLISYDKNEFRLNFDI comes from the coding sequence ATGAATTTATCCAAAACCATACTTTTTAACGGCATAAGCGAAGATGAGATTGCAGATTTGCTCCCTTGCTTGGAAGCACAAAGGGCGAAATTCGCCAAAGATGAGATAATCTTTCGCTGTGGGGACAGCACTACAAAAATCGGGCTCGTGCTAAGCGGGAGCGTGGATATTGTCGTAAATTTCTTGCGCGGAAATAGCAATATTTTTGGGCGTATTACCAGAGGCGATATATTTGCTGCAAACTACGCCATAAGCGCAAAACCCCTAGAATGCGATGTTGTAAGCGCAGAGCCAAGTGAAATTTTATTTTTAAATTTGCGCAAAATTCTAACTTCTTGTGCCAAAAATTGCCCATTTCATCACAAAATCATCTATAATCTGTTTAAAATTTCAAGCAACAAAAACCTAAATCTCTCAGCCCGCATGATGCACACTGCGCCCAAGACTATACGAGAGAGATTGCTTTCTTATTTTGGTGAGCAAGCACTCAAAAACGCAAGCACCAGCTTTTGTGTGCCGTTTTCTAGGCAGGGGCTGGCTGATTATCTAGGTGTGGATCGAAGCGCTATGTCAAACGAACTTAGCAAAATGGCGAAAGACGGACTAATAAGCTATGATAAAAACGAATTTCGCCTGAATTTTGATATTTGA
- the hcp gene encoding hydroxylamine reductase yields the protein MENMFCFQCQETAKNTGCTISGVCGKKPEVAAMQDLLVYVTKGLSSVACALRAQGKSVAKEVNHRVTMNLFVTITNANFDNPAIIAIIKKTLEMKKSLIANLGDCSNLPSFALWEGEESEFAQKAREVGVLSTADEDKRSLRELTTYGLKGLAAYMKHANALNKEDESIDIFIQEALAKTLNDSLSIDDLIALAMETGKFGVSGMALLDSANTGAYGNPEISEVNIGVGKNPGILISGHDLRDLEMLLEQTQGSGVDVYTHSEMLPAHYYPFFKKYPNFIGNYGNAWWKQKEEFEKFNGPILMTTNCVIIPPESYKHRLWTTGAVGVEGCLHIKGEHGENKDFGAIIEQAKTCAPPTQIESGKIVGGFAHAQVFALADKVVEAVKSGAIRKFVVMAGCDGRAKSREYYTEFAKALPKDTVILTAGCAKYKYNKLNLGDIGGIPRVLDAGQCNDSYSLALIALKLKEIFGLNDINELPLAFNIAWYEQKAVIVLLALLYLGVKNIHLGPTLPAFLSPNVAKVLVENFGIAGISSVEADMRLLVG from the coding sequence ATGGAAAATATGTTTTGTTTCCAATGCCAAGAGACGGCTAAAAACACAGGCTGTACGATTAGTGGCGTATGTGGCAAAAAACCAGAAGTTGCAGCTATGCAAGATTTGTTAGTTTATGTTACAAAAGGGCTTTCAAGCGTAGCTTGTGCGCTAAGGGCGCAGGGTAAAAGCGTAGCAAAAGAGGTAAATCACAGAGTAACGATGAATTTATTCGTAACTATTACAAACGCAAATTTCGATAATCCTGCGATTATCGCAATTATCAAAAAAACCCTAGAAATGAAAAAATCGCTTATCGCAAATTTAGGCGATTGTTCAAATTTGCCAAGCTTTGCCCTTTGGGAGGGAGAAGAAAGCGAATTTGCACAAAAAGCAAGAGAAGTCGGAGTTTTAAGCACGGCTGATGAGGACAAACGAAGCCTAAGAGAGCTTACCACTTATGGATTGAAGGGGCTTGCTGCGTATATGAAACACGCAAATGCCCTAAATAAGGAAGATGAGAGCATTGATATTTTCATCCAAGAGGCTTTGGCAAAAACCCTTAATGATAGCCTAAGCATTGATGATTTAATCGCTCTTGCCATGGAGACTGGCAAATTTGGCGTATCTGGTATGGCTTTGCTAGATAGCGCAAATACAGGCGCTTACGGCAATCCTGAGATTAGCGAAGTAAATATCGGCGTAGGGAAAAATCCCGGAATTTTAATTTCAGGGCATGATTTGCGCGATTTAGAAATGCTATTGGAGCAGACACAAGGCAGTGGCGTAGATGTCTATACACACTCTGAAATGCTTCCAGCCCACTACTATCCGTTTTTCAAAAAATATCCGAATTTCATCGGAAATTACGGTAATGCGTGGTGGAAGCAAAAAGAGGAATTTGAGAAATTTAATGGTCCGATTTTAATGACGACAAACTGCGTCATAATCCCGCCAGAGAGCTACAAACACAGACTTTGGACGACAGGTGCTGTGGGCGTGGAGGGTTGCTTGCACATTAAGGGCGAACACGGCGAAAATAAGGATTTTGGCGCCATAATCGAGCAGGCCAAAACCTGCGCCCCACCGACACAAATCGAAAGTGGTAAAATCGTAGGCGGTTTTGCTCACGCACAGGTTTTCGCCCTAGCTGATAAGGTCGTAGAAGCTGTAAAATCGGGCGCAATCCGTAAATTTGTCGTCATGGCTGGGTGCGACGGACGGGCGAAATCTAGGGAGTATTACACTGAGTTTGCAAAAGCTTTGCCAAAAGATACTGTGATTTTAACCGCAGGTTGTGCGAAATACAAATACAATAAGTTAAATCTCGGCGATATAGGTGGAATTCCGCGAGTGCTAGATGCAGGACAATGCAATGATTCTTATTCGCTAGCATTAATTGCGCTTAAATTAAAAGAAATTTTCGGTCTAAATGATATAAATGAACTTCCACTAGCATTTAATATCGCTTGGTATGAGCAAAAGGCGGTTATCGTGCTTTTAGCGCTTTTATATCTTGGCGTGAAAAATATCCACCTTGGACCTACACTTCCAGCGTTTTTATCGCCAAATGTAGCAAAGGTATTGGTCGAAAACTTCGGCATTGCGGGCATTAGCTCGGTTGAGGCCGATATGAGATTGCTTGTTGGATAA
- a CDS encoding EexN family lipoprotein has protein sequence MKFIKFCAIVAFCAVFLGCESEKSVDYYRANLSAAKERVAQCKDIKNKSKKTAKECANASTALSQVAAKMDLEANRAKLSIGAIVQDFTTHYIAQGEFGAPSSMSGVSLPLRVGSVVCAEFERKSGDEMWLVINRDDEFCAVIYNEFRQGEISVANSAKIIVK, from the coding sequence ATGAAATTTATAAAATTTTGCGCTATTGTGGCGTTTTGCGCCGTTTTTTTAGGCTGCGAAAGCGAAAAAAGCGTGGATTATTACAGGGCAAATTTAAGCGCAGCCAAAGAGCGAGTAGCGCAGTGCAAAGACATAAAAAACAAATCCAAAAAAACAGCCAAAGAGTGTGCAAACGCGAGCACGGCGCTTTCGCAAGTGGCGGCGAAAATGGATTTAGAAGCAAATCGTGCCAAGCTTAGCATAGGAGCAATTGTGCAGGATTTCACCACGCATTATATAGCGCAGGGCGAGTTTGGCGCGCCATCTTCTATGAGTGGCGTCTCGCTTCCTTTGCGTGTGGGAAGCGTGGTTTGTGCGGAGTTTGAGCGCAAAAGTGGAGATGAAATGTGGCTTGTGATAAACCGAGATGATGAGTTTTGCGCCGTGATTTATAATGAGTTTAGACAGGGCGAAATTTCAGTGGCAAATTCGGCTAAAATCATTGTAAAATAG
- a CDS encoding AI-2E family transporter: MANNENLDALSHSRPNIVDSKGEPLGKARAKNAKTSKIFFIGIILFLFCCVIYLFSPFLLAIAIGVLISISTSGLHVKILSFVRGKKVLGSLLTTLVLCVVLFVPFIYAGTQITKNIAHFDISSLNLMVENAKNMDIQFPKALNGFEAQIKEFLGNLDIAATAKQAFSYFSVAGKSSLKFIADMVLIIIFCFFSYLYGADIAGFIKKIVPVKAEQLDYIFAETANTMSVVLYSTIFNAVLQGLLFSVIAGSYGFDPVLMGVIFGFCSLIPAIGGALVYVPTALIVFIGGSTSGALIILIYCVVMISTIADSFVKPLVIKFINSRLVKNPAKINEILIFFSMLAGISTFGFWGVILGPAILTLFLSVLSLYDYLKSADFQ, translated from the coding sequence TTGGCAAATAACGAAAATTTAGACGCACTTTCACACTCACGCCCTAATATCGTCGATTCTAAGGGCGAACCGCTGGGCAAAGCTAGGGCGAAAAACGCAAAAACGAGCAAGATTTTTTTCATCGGTATAATTTTATTTCTGTTTTGTTGTGTGATTTATCTGTTTTCGCCGTTTTTGCTGGCGATTGCGATTGGGGTTTTGATTTCGATTTCGACATCTGGTTTGCATGTCAAAATCCTCTCATTTGTGCGTGGCAAAAAGGTCCTAGGCTCGCTTCTAACGACGCTGGTGCTGTGCGTGGTGCTGTTTGTGCCATTTATCTATGCTGGCACGCAGATTACGAAAAATATCGCGCATTTTGACATTTCTAGCCTAAATTTAATGGTCGAAAACGCCAAAAATATGGATATTCAGTTCCCAAAGGCACTAAATGGATTTGAGGCGCAAATCAAGGAATTTTTGGGCAATCTAGACATCGCAGCCACCGCGAAACAGGCGTTTTCATACTTTTCTGTGGCGGGCAAATCGAGCCTAAAATTTATCGCTGATATGGTGCTAATCATCATTTTTTGCTTCTTTTCATACCTTTATGGTGCCGATATTGCGGGATTTATCAAAAAAATCGTTCCCGTCAAAGCCGAGCAGCTTGATTATATCTTCGCAGAGACCGCAAACACCATGAGCGTGGTGCTATACTCGACGATTTTTAACGCCGTTTTGCAGGGGCTTTTGTTTTCGGTGATTGCTGGAAGTTACGGATTTGACCCTGTGCTAATGGGCGTGATTTTTGGATTTTGCTCGCTAATCCCTGCAATCGGTGGCGCACTCGTGTATGTGCCTACCGCGCTAATCGTCTTTATCGGGGGTTCGACGAGTGGCGCGCTTATCATTTTGATTTATTGTGTGGTGATGATTTCGACGATCGCTGATAGCTTTGTAAAGCCACTTGTGATTAAATTTATCAACTCGCGCCTTGTCAAAAATCCTGCCAAAATCAACGAAATTTTAATCTTTTTCTCAATGCTTGCTGGAATTTCTACCTTTGGGTTTTGGGGTGTGATACTAGGCCCTGCAATACTGACGCTGTTTTTAAGCGTGCTAAGCCTGTATGATTATCTCAAAAGCGCAGATTTTCAGTAA
- the acpS gene encoding holo-ACP synthase: MLKIGTDITQISRIVRLREKYGAKFLCKILRKSEREIFVRDESIAGAYAAKEALSKALGVGIGAKFSFKDAKIYKDKFGAPNFKFTKKLKKKFRIKASSLSITHDNGVAIAIVAINLKTY, from the coding sequence ATGCTAAAAATCGGCACGGATATTACCCAAATTTCCCGCATTGTAAGACTTCGCGAAAAATACGGCGCGAAGTTTTTGTGTAAAATTTTGCGCAAGAGTGAGCGGGAAATTTTCGTGCGCGATGAGAGTATCGCTGGGGCGTATGCCGCCAAAGAAGCTCTATCTAAGGCACTTGGCGTGGGTATTGGAGCGAAATTTAGCTTCAAAGACGCCAAAATTTACAAAGACAAATTTGGCGCGCCAAATTTTAAATTCACAAAAAAACTAAAAAAGAAATTCCGCATAAAAGCCTCGTCGCTTTCGATTACGCACGATAACGGCGTCGCGATTGCGATTGTAGCGATAAATTTGAAAACTTACTGA
- a CDS encoding peptidylprolyl isomerase → MEELKVYEIDESALSKLKFAIIHTDKGDMTLELYADEAPQAVTNFATLANSGFYKGLNFHRVIPNFVIQGGCPYGTGTGGPGWRINCECVGQKHRHERGSLSMAHAGRNTGGSQFFVCHSAQPHLDGVHTVFGKVVDNAGLAVLDAIRAGDKILDIEIKETL, encoded by the coding sequence ATGGAAGAGTTAAAAGTCTATGAAATCGACGAAAGCGCGCTATCGAAGCTAAAATTCGCCATAATCCACACAGACAAAGGCGACATGACGCTAGAATTATACGCAGACGAGGCACCACAAGCTGTAACAAATTTCGCTACACTTGCAAACTCAGGCTTTTATAAAGGGCTAAATTTTCACAGAGTTATCCCAAATTTCGTAATCCAAGGCGGCTGCCCTTACGGCACTGGCACAGGCGGTCCTGGCTGGCGCATAAACTGCGAGTGCGTAGGTCAAAAACACCGACACGAGCGTGGTAGCCTAAGCATGGCGCATGCTGGACGCAACACAGGTGGAAGCCAGTTTTTCGTCTGCCACAGCGCGCAACCGCACCTTGACGGCGTGCATACGGTATTTGGCAAGGTCGTGGATAATGCAGGATTAGCCGTGCTTGACGCGATTAGAGCCGGCGATAAAATCCTAGATATCGAGATTAAAGAAACTCTATAA
- a CDS encoding YebC/PmpR family DNA-binding transcriptional regulator, with translation MGRAFEYRRAAKEARWGKMSKLFPKLGKAITMAAKEGGEDPEMNAKLRAAIATAKAQNMPKDNIDAAIKRASGKDSAEIKTVFYDGKAPHGALVIVECATDNPTRTVANIKSAFNKGKGEFLPSGSLKFMFSRKAVFETKFPEGADIEELELELIDFGLSEIEVNEFENDKGESEKTLIIYGEYENFGTLNEGIEKLGLELISGNLKFIANDKHEFSDEQIADIDALLDRLEDDDDVQAIYTNIE, from the coding sequence ATGGGACGAGCGTTTGAGTATAGACGAGCGGCAAAAGAGGCTAGATGGGGGAAAATGAGCAAACTTTTCCCAAAACTTGGCAAGGCAATCACAATGGCAGCCAAAGAAGGTGGCGAAGATCCTGAAATGAACGCCAAACTTCGCGCTGCAATCGCGACTGCAAAGGCACAAAACATGCCAAAGGACAATATCGACGCGGCGATTAAACGCGCCAGCGGTAAGGATAGCGCGGAGATCAAAACCGTATTTTACGACGGCAAAGCCCCACACGGCGCGCTTGTCATCGTCGAGTGCGCCACAGACAACCCTACGCGCACGGTTGCAAACATAAAATCAGCCTTCAACAAAGGCAAGGGCGAGTTTTTGCCAAGCGGAAGTCTGAAATTTATGTTTTCTCGCAAGGCAGTTTTTGAGACGAAATTCCCAGAGGGCGCAGATATCGAGGAGCTAGAACTCGAACTAATCGACTTTGGACTAAGTGAAATCGAGGTAAATGAGTTTGAAAACGACAAAGGTGAGAGCGAAAAAACGCTAATCATCTACGGCGAATACGAAAATTTCGGCACTCTAAATGAGGGTATCGAAAAGCTAGGTTTGGAGCTAATTAGCGGAAATTTGAAATTCATCGCCAACGACAAACACGAATTCAGCGACGAGCAAATCGCCGATATCGACGCGCTACTAGACCGCCTCGAAGACGACGACGATGTGCAAGCAATATATACAAATATCGAATAA
- a CDS encoding Eco57I restriction-modification methylase domain-containing protein has product MPLFKRKIAQNQTQNSELLEQRYANLLKFQAKIELLKTIKEEEYQTAFLQDIFENCLGYTLKTTNPQNFNLQRESKNETDGKKADGAILNQNGEVIGVIELKDQKTHDLDKIENQAFNYHNSNSKSRYIIISNFDEIRLYIDKKTAYEKFSLFTMSRAEFEFFHQILCFENIISNATLNLLKESKNFEQEISKKLYADFSEFRLKLFENAVSLNSQISQTTILSLTQKLCDRIIFVLFAEDMGLLKSNLVSEINDKFTQLKDIADMSLYQIWQKYFEAIDKGSQNLQIPAYNGGLFATDETLNSLRLSDEILQSYIAKLSSYDFASDIGVNILGHIFEQSLSDLEELNSQIIGEKFEKINSKRKKDGIFYTPEYIVKFIISQTLGEICENEKSRLNLHEIAIPKNPKRLSKDEKQTLENIRAYKEFLLGLKIIDPACGSGAFLNGALDFLINEHKNLDKFRKIYENEALPLYDIEPQILENNLFGVDINADAVQIAKLSLWLRTAQKGRKLTDLSNNIKCGNSLLDFPFDFKFDCVLGNPPYVNAKNMNKNDRKEILCKFPLLTGSWDLYLPFLIKGYEILKENGAYGWIIPNKLLIADYAKPTLEFLKSNSLNKSVNISNLPIFDDASVYPIIILGKVKSDIEFKEYAIKDINNLNNIENFEKEKNLFKRFKTFADFEILINSGTTGFEAQKIIPLLNENSDGIKFIVSGTIDPYIILNQKIPYMKKIYTNPYIKFDENIIAKSKFEFWNNPKIVIAGMTKRIEAVYSDKPLALGVGCYGIYDFKNFNPKFLLAILNSKFLTYYLNIEFKDKHLAGGYLAINKSTIEQLPLVFTDNQQPFIDLADKLIELNSNLQSVKTEFLRELNLEKIPQKLAEFENLQIDEFIKEYAKAKKEKFADKLAEVNFKNYYQGFFSEYKSQVLSLKSQISQSENELNSLVYKLYDLTADEIALIENS; this is encoded by the coding sequence ATGCCACTTTTCAAACGAAAAATCGCACAAAATCAGACACAAAACTCCGAACTGCTCGAACAACGCTACGCAAATTTATTAAAATTTCAAGCTAAAATCGAACTTCTAAAAACCATAAAAGAAGAAGAGTATCAAACGGCTTTTTTGCAAGATATTTTTGAAAACTGCTTGGGCTATACGCTAAAAACGACAAATCCACAAAATTTCAATCTCCAACGAGAGAGCAAAAACGAAACCGACGGCAAAAAAGCAGACGGCGCAATCCTAAATCAAAACGGCGAAGTCATCGGCGTTATCGAGCTAAAAGACCAAAAAACGCACGATTTGGACAAAATCGAAAATCAAGCCTTTAATTATCACAATTCAAACTCAAAAAGCCGTTATATCATCATCTCAAATTTCGATGAAATTCGCCTATATATCGACAAAAAGACAGCTTACGAAAAATTCAGCCTTTTTACGATGAGCCGTGCGGAATTTGAGTTTTTTCACCAAATTTTATGCTTTGAGAACATAATCTCAAACGCAACGCTAAATTTGCTAAAAGAAAGCAAGAATTTCGAGCAAGAAATTTCTAAAAAACTCTACGCTGATTTTAGTGAATTTCGCCTAAAACTCTTTGAAAATGCCGTTTCGCTAAATTCGCAAATTTCGCAAACTACGATTTTAAGCCTAACCCAAAAACTCTGCGACCGCATTATTTTCGTGCTTTTTGCCGAAGATATGGGGCTTTTAAAATCAAATTTGGTTAGCGAAATAAATGATAAATTTACCCAGTTAAAGGACATTGCCGATATGTCGCTTTATCAAATTTGGCAGAAATATTTCGAAGCGATTGACAAAGGAAGCCAAAATTTGCAAATTCCAGCCTACAACGGCGGACTTTTCGCCACCGATGAGACGCTAAATTCGCTAAGGCTTAGCGATGAAATTTTACAAAGCTATATCGCCAAACTCTCATCTTACGACTTTGCAAGCGATATTGGCGTAAATATCTTGGGTCATATTTTCGAGCAAAGCCTAAGCGATTTAGAAGAGTTAAATTCGCAAATAATCGGCGAAAAATTTGAAAAAATAAACTCCAAACGCAAGAAAGACGGCATTTTCTATACGCCTGAATACATTGTGAAATTTATCATTAGCCAAACACTAGGCGAGATTTGCGAAAACGAAAAGTCAAGGCTAAATTTGCACGAAATCGCAATCCCAAAAAACCCAAAACGCCTTAGCAAGGACGAAAAACAAACGCTAGAAAATATCCGTGCTTATAAAGAATTTTTGCTTGGTTTAAAAATCATCGACCCTGCTTGTGGAAGTGGAGCATTTTTAAACGGGGCTTTGGATTTTCTCATTAACGAACACAAAAATTTAGATAAATTTCGCAAAATTTACGAAAACGAAGCTTTGCCGTTATACGACATAGAACCCCAAATTTTAGAAAACAACCTTTTTGGTGTGGATATTAACGCCGACGCCGTGCAAATCGCCAAACTCTCGCTTTGGCTCCGCACCGCGCAAAAAGGGCGAAAACTCACTGATTTATCGAATAATATAAAATGCGGAAATTCGCTTTTAGATTTTCCGTTTGATTTCAAATTCGACTGCGTTTTAGGCAATCCGCCGTATGTAAATGCAAAAAATATGAATAAAAATGATAGAAAAGAAATACTTTGCAAATTTCCGCTTCTAACTGGTTCTTGGGATTTGTATTTGCCATTTTTAATAAAAGGTTATGAAATCCTAAAAGAAAATGGAGCTTATGGTTGGATTATCCCAAATAAGCTTTTAATTGCAGATTACGCAAAACCAACGCTTGAATTTTTAAAATCTAATTCATTAAATAAATCCGTAAATATTTCAAATTTACCTATTTTTGATGATGCTAGCGTCTATCCTATTATAATTTTAGGTAAAGTTAAATCAGATATTGAATTTAAAGAATATGCGATAAAAGATATAAACAATTTAAATAATATTGAAAATTTTGAAAAAGAAAAAAATCTTTTTAAACGATTTAAAACTTTTGCTGATTTTGAAATTTTAATAAATTCTGGCACAACTGGATTTGAAGCTCAAAAAATTATTCCACTTTTAAATGAAAATAGCGATGGAATAAAATTTATAGTTAGCGGAACGATAGACCCATATATAATCTTAAATCAAAAAATTCCGTATATGAAAAAAATCTATACAAACCCATATATCAAATTTGATGAAAATATCATAGCAAAATCAAAATTTGAATTTTGGAATAATCCAAAAATTGTTATTGCTGGTATGACGAAAAGAATTGAAGCTGTTTATAGCGACAAGCCGTTGGCGTTGGGTGTAGGTTGCTATGGAATTTATGATTTTAAAAATTTTAACCCAAAATTTTTATTAGCCATTTTAAATTCTAAATTTTTAACTTATTATTTAAATATTGAGTTTAAAGACAAGCATTTAGCGGGTGGTTATTTGGCAATAAACAAATCAACAATAGAGCAACTTCCGTTAGTTTTCACCGACAATCAACAACCATTTATAGATTTAGCTGATAAATTGATAGAATTAAACTCAAATTTGCAAAGCGTAAAAACCGAATTTTTGCGTGAGCTGAATTTAGAAAAAATTCCGCAAAAACTCGCCGAATTTGAGAATTTACAAATCGACGAATTTATCAAAGAATACGCAAAAGCCAAAAAAGAAAAATTCGCTGACAAACTCGCCGAAGTGAATTTTAAAAATTACTATCAAGGCTTTTTTAGCGAATACAAATCGCAGGTATTGAGCCTAAAATCGCAAATTTCACAGAGCGAAAACGAGCTAAATTCGCTTGTTTATAAGCTCTACGATTTAACTGCCGACGAAATCGCCTTAATCGAAAACTCTTAA
- a CDS encoding heavy-metal-associated domain-containing protein has translation MSFKQTMKFSAPKIMCNGCANTIKNALAEEFGEISVDVENKVVSVNLSADEVEKFLSEMDDLGFSATKI, from the coding sequence ATGTCTTTTAAACAAACTATGAAATTTAGCGCACCAAAAATCATGTGCAACGGCTGCGCAAATACTATCAAAAACGCCCTAGCTGAGGAGTTTGGCGAGATTAGCGTCGATGTAGAAAACAAGGTCGTAAGCGTAAATTTAAGCGCGGATGAGGTGGAAAAATTTCTTAGCGAAATGGACGATTTGGGATTTAGCGCAACCAAAATTTAA